A region from the Corynebacterium halotolerans YIM 70093 = DSM 44683 genome encodes:
- a CDS encoding enoyl-CoA hydratase/isomerase family protein, protein MTTATTIPNTLDTRDFAALTVAEHDDRMLVELTRPEVRNAIDETMVAELHAVCTHLENHPKILVITGTQHKGRGIFASGADIGQLRERRRDDALRGINNTIFHRIAQLPSPVIAAVDGYALGGGLELALAADFRVATPHAKFGQPEAGLGIIAAAGGLWRLKNLIGEAVAKEILLAGRILTGEEALAVHLVTGVHAPEDLLDAAQALADRISALDPLAVRISKQVMAMPAGAHPGVDNIAQAILFESDAKFDRMQAFLDRKNNK, encoded by the coding sequence ATGACAACCGCCACCACCATCCCGAACACCCTGGACACCCGGGACTTCGCCGCCCTGACCGTCGCAGAACACGACGACCGGATGCTCGTCGAGCTGACCCGCCCCGAGGTGCGCAACGCCATCGACGAGACGATGGTCGCCGAGCTGCACGCCGTGTGCACCCACCTGGAGAACCACCCGAAGATCCTGGTCATCACCGGCACGCAGCACAAGGGCCGCGGCATCTTCGCCTCCGGCGCCGACATCGGTCAGCTGCGCGAACGCCGCCGCGACGACGCTCTGCGCGGGATCAACAACACCATCTTCCACCGCATCGCACAGCTGCCGTCCCCGGTCATCGCGGCCGTCGACGGGTACGCCCTGGGCGGTGGCCTGGAGCTGGCCCTGGCCGCCGATTTCCGGGTGGCCACCCCGCACGCGAAGTTCGGCCAGCCCGAGGCGGGTCTGGGCATCATCGCCGCCGCCGGTGGGTTGTGGCGGCTGAAGAATCTCATCGGCGAGGCCGTGGCCAAGGAAATCCTGCTCGCCGGGCGGATCCTCACCGGCGAGGAGGCACTCGCCGTGCACCTGGTCACCGGGGTCCACGCACCCGAGGACCTGCTCGACGCCGCCCAGGCGCTCGCCGACCGCATCAGTGCGCTCGACCCGCTGGCGGTGCGCATCAGCAAGCAGGTCATGGCGATGCCCGCCGGAGCGCACCCGGGCGTGGACAACATCGCCCAGGCCATCCTCTTCGAATCCGACGCCAAGTTCGACCGCATGCAGGCGTTCCTCGACCGCAAGAACAACAAGTAA
- a CDS encoding acetyl-CoA C-acyltransferase: MSTPNAYLVSGRRTPVGRYGGALSSVRPDDLAALTVRSVVEESGIDPSVVDEVILGNANGAGEENRNVARMAWLLAGFPDTVPGITVNRLCASGMSAITMAANMVKAGEADVVIAGGVESMSRAPWVLEKPTTPFARPGEIFDTSIGWRFTNPVFQRQEKAAFSMPETAEEVARVRDISREDADAFAVESQARAVAAMEAGRFDAEIVPVEVTDRKGRVTVVDTDEGPRPGTTAEVLAKLRPVVGGGSVVTAGNSSSLNDGASAILVCSEAAVEKYHLQARAKVIAGANAGVAPEIMGLGPIPATRKVLERTGWEIDGVDAVELNEAFATQSLACIRELGLDRDRVNTWGGAIALGHPLGSSGSRITITLLNRLEQEGGTRGIATMCVGVGQGSAIAIERV; this comes from the coding sequence ATGAGCACCCCGAACGCCTACCTCGTCTCCGGCCGCCGCACCCCGGTGGGCCGCTACGGCGGCGCCCTGTCATCCGTCCGCCCCGATGATCTCGCCGCGCTAACGGTCCGGTCGGTCGTCGAGGAATCCGGCATCGACCCGTCGGTCGTCGACGAGGTCATCCTCGGCAACGCCAACGGCGCCGGCGAGGAGAACCGCAACGTCGCCCGTATGGCCTGGCTGCTGGCCGGCTTCCCGGACACCGTGCCGGGCATCACCGTCAACCGCCTGTGCGCCTCGGGCATGTCCGCCATCACGATGGCCGCCAACATGGTCAAGGCCGGGGAGGCCGACGTCGTCATCGCCGGCGGCGTGGAGTCGATGTCCCGGGCACCGTGGGTGCTCGAGAAGCCGACCACCCCGTTCGCCAGGCCCGGCGAGATCTTCGACACCTCCATCGGCTGGCGCTTCACCAACCCGGTCTTCCAGCGGCAGGAGAAGGCCGCCTTCTCCATGCCGGAGACCGCGGAGGAGGTCGCCCGGGTGAGGGACATCAGCCGCGAGGACGCCGACGCCTTCGCCGTCGAGTCCCAGGCCCGCGCGGTCGCCGCGATGGAGGCCGGGCGTTTCGACGCCGAGATCGTCCCGGTCGAGGTCACCGACCGCAAGGGCAGGGTCACGGTCGTCGACACCGACGAGGGACCGCGCCCGGGCACCACGGCCGAGGTGCTGGCGAAGCTGCGGCCGGTGGTCGGCGGCGGCTCCGTGGTCACCGCCGGCAACTCCTCCTCGCTCAACGACGGCGCCTCCGCCATCCTCGTGTGCTCTGAGGCGGCCGTCGAGAAGTACCACCTGCAGGCCCGCGCGAAGGTCATCGCCGGCGCCAACGCCGGGGTGGCCCCCGAGATCATGGGCCTGGGCCCCATCCCGGCCACCCGGAAGGTGCTCGAACGCACCGGCTGGGAGATCGACGGCGTCGACGCCGTGGAGCTCAACGAGGCCTTCGCCACCCAGTCCCTGGCCTGCATCCGCGAGCTCGGCCTCGACCGGGACAGGGTCAACACCTGGGGCGGGGCCATCGCACTCGGCCACCCGCTGGGTTCCTCGGGTTCCCGCATCACCATCACCCTCCTCAACCGCCTGGAACAGGAGGGGGGCACCCGCGGCATCGCCACGATGTGTGTGGGTGTCGGCCAGGGTTCCGCCATCGCCATCGAGAGGGTCTGA
- a CDS encoding PaaI family thioesterase, whose translation MEPWTIELGELDRKMGVEVVEQSAERVVATMPIDGNRQSLGLLHGGGMVALAEAVGSWAAVIHASTMGKVAVGVDINATHHASGRDGTVTATATAIRLGRTLTSHEVVLVDDRGRRLCTARITNAIVEKR comes from the coding sequence ATGGAACCCTGGACGATCGAACTCGGGGAACTCGACCGCAAGATGGGGGTGGAGGTGGTTGAACAGTCCGCCGAGCGGGTCGTGGCCACCATGCCGATCGACGGCAACCGCCAGTCGCTCGGGCTGCTCCACGGCGGCGGGATGGTCGCACTCGCCGAGGCGGTGGGCAGCTGGGCCGCGGTCATCCACGCCTCCACAATGGGGAAGGTGGCCGTCGGTGTGGACATCAACGCCACGCACCACGCCTCCGGCCGGGACGGCACTGTCACCGCGACGGCCACCGCCATCCGGCTGGGGCGGACGCTGACCAGCCACGAGGTGGTGCTCGTCGACGACCGCGGGCGGCGGCTGTGCACCGCGCGGATCACCAACGCGATCGTCGAGAAGCGTTAG
- a CDS encoding 3-hydroxyacyl-CoA dehydrogenase family protein, producing MTVQQAVLDATTTDLRVPALVGVLGGGRMGAGIAHSFLAAGAHVTVVDINDDAVAAARGRITHDIEGSIRRGAPGTVDGWLDRLTVTTDASAFADLPLVVEAVPESIELKTDSFRRIAEVAPEAVIATNTSSLSVSDLAVTVDNPVIGLHFFNPVPASKLVEIVVADTTPADLVGEARAWVEGLGKTPIVVADAPGFASSRLGVAIALEAIRMVEEGVASPEDIDNAMVLGYKFPVGPLKLTDIVGLDVRLGIAEYLASTLGERFAPPQLMRDMVARGELGRKSGQGFYDYS from the coding sequence ATGACCGTTCAGCAAGCAGTCCTCGACGCAACCACCACGGACCTGCGCGTCCCAGCGCTCGTCGGCGTACTCGGCGGCGGGCGCATGGGCGCCGGCATCGCCCACTCCTTCCTCGCCGCAGGCGCACACGTCACCGTGGTCGACATCAACGACGACGCCGTCGCCGCCGCCCGCGGGCGCATCACCCACGACATCGAGGGCTCGATCAGGCGCGGCGCGCCGGGCACCGTCGACGGGTGGCTCGACCGCCTGACCGTGACCACCGACGCGTCCGCCTTCGCCGACCTGCCGCTGGTCGTCGAGGCCGTGCCGGAGTCCATCGAGCTCAAGACCGATTCCTTCCGCCGGATCGCCGAGGTCGCACCCGAGGCGGTCATCGCCACCAACACCTCCTCGCTGTCGGTGTCCGACCTGGCGGTCACCGTGGACAACCCGGTCATCGGCCTGCACTTCTTCAACCCGGTCCCGGCCTCGAAGCTGGTGGAGATCGTCGTCGCCGACACCACCCCGGCCGACCTGGTGGGCGAGGCCCGCGCGTGGGTGGAGGGCCTGGGCAAGACCCCGATCGTGGTCGCCGACGCCCCCGGCTTCGCCTCCTCGCGGCTGGGCGTGGCCATCGCGCTCGAGGCCATCCGGATGGTCGAGGAAGGCGTGGCCAGCCCCGAGGACATCGACAACGCCATGGTGCTGGGCTACAAGTTCCCCGTCGGCCCGCTGAAGCTCACGGACATCGTCGGCCTGGATGTGCGCCTCGGCATCGCCGAGTACCTCGCCTCCACCCTCGGTGAGCGTTTCGCCCCGCCGCAGCTCATGCGCGACATGGTCGCCCGCGGCGAGCTGGGGCGAAAGTCCGGCCAGGGCTTCTACGACTACAGCTAA